One genomic region from Myripristis murdjan chromosome 7, fMyrMur1.1, whole genome shotgun sequence encodes:
- the chdh gene encoding choline dehydrogenase, mitochondrial translates to MLSLGVLGRAGARLGVSRTWGRIEEEGRCLPACLAAYHTVPRTRNSVHTPSFSPARCVSTTAACRSTSSSPVANQKTPSYSYVIVGAGSAGCVLANRLSEDAQESVLLLEAGPKDMLLSSVRLSWKIHMPAALTYNLCDDKYNWYYHTLPQASMDNRVMYWPRGRVWGGSSSLNAMVYIRGHAEDYNRWQREGAEGWDYEHCLPYFRKAQTHELGEDRYRGGSGPLHVSRGKTNNPLHTAFIEAGQQAGYPFTDDMNGFQQEGLGWMDMTIYKGKRWSTASAYLRPILGRPNLKAEVGCLTTKILFEGNRAVGVEYTQKGQKKRVFADKEVILSGGAINSPQLLMLSGVGNADDLKQLGIPVVQHLPGVGSNLQDHLELYVQQQCTQPITLYKAQKPFHMVKIGLEWLTLFTGYGATAHLESGGFIRSRPGVTHPDVQFHFLPSQVIDHGRVPSKIEAYQVHVGPMRSTSIGWMKLKSANPLDHPILQPNYLSTDIDVWEFRECVKLSREIFAQKAFDPFRGPEVQPGPRVQSDAEIDAFVRQKADSAYHPSCTCKMGSPSDPMAVVDSNTRVLGLERLRVVDASIMPSVVSGNLNAPTIMIAEKAADIIRGRPALVDPGVPVYQPPTLDTQR, encoded by the exons ATGTTGTCTTTGGGAGTGTTAGGCCGAGCTGGAGCTCGACTTGGGGTGAGCAGGACCTGGGGGAGGATCGAGGAGGAGGGCAGGTGTTTGCCAGCCTGTTTAGCGGCCTATCACACGGTCCCAAGGACAAGAAACTCTGTCCACACCCCGTCCTTTTCCCCTGCCAGATGTGTCAGCACCACAGCTGCCTGTAGGAGCACTTCATCATCACCTGTGGCCAATCAGAAAACACCGTCCTACAGCTACGTCATCGTGGGTGCAGGGTCAGCGGGCTGTGTCCTGGCCAATCGTCTCTCAGAGGATGCCCAGgagtctgtgctgctgctggaggcggGGCCCAAGGACATGTTGCTAAGCAGCGTGCGACTGTCTTGGAAGATCCACATGCCGGCCGCATTAACCTACAACCTCTGCGATGACAA GTATAACTGGTACTACCACACCTTACCTCAGGCCAGCATGGACAACCGGGTCATGTACTGGCCAAGGGGCCGGGTGTGGGGCGGGTCGTCTTCGCTCAACGCCATGGTGTACATCCGCGGGCACGCCGAAGACTACAACCgctggcagagagagggggccGAGGGCTGGGACTACGAACACTGCCTTCCTTACTTCAGGAAAGCTCAGACTCATGAGCTGGGAGAAGACAG GTACCGAGGGGGCAGCGGACCTCTGCATGTGTCCAGGGGAAAGACCAACAACCCCCTCCACACGGCTTTTATTGAGGCCGGCCAGCAGGCAGGATACCCCTTCACTGATGACATGAATGGATTCCAGCAGGAAGGCCTGGGGTGGATGGACATGACGATTTATAAAG GAAAGAGGTGGAGCACGGCCAGCGCCTACTTGAGACCGATCCTGGGCCGACCCAACCTTAAGGCTGAGGTGGGCTGCTTGACCACCAAGATCCTGTTTGAAGGGAACCGAGCTGTGGGCGTCGaatacacacagaaaggacAGAAGAAACGG GTGTTTGCGGATAAAGAGGTGATACTGAGCGGAGGGGCCATCAACTCCCCTCAGCTTCTGATGCTGTCTGGGGTGGGAAACGCCGACGACCTCAAACAGCTTGGCATCCCCGTGGTCCAACActtgccag GCGTGGGCAGTAACCTGCAGGATCACCTGGAGCTGTACGTCCAGCAGCAGTGCACTCAGCCCATCACGCTTTACAAAGCCCAGAAACCTTTCCACATGGTCAAGATAGGCCTGGAGTGGTTGACCCTGTTCACTG GTTACGGAGCGACAGCCCACCTAGAGAGTGGAGGGTTCATCCGAAGCCGGCCGGGCGTCACACACCCTGATGTCCAGTTCCACTTCCTGCCCTCGCAGGTCATCGACCATGGACGAGTTCCTTCCAAGATAGAGGCCtaccag GTTCATGTTGGACCAATGAGGAGCACCAGTATTGGCTGGATGAAGCTGAAGAGTGCCAACCCTCTGGATCACCCGATTCTCCAGCCCAACTACCTCTCCACTG ACATTGATGTGTGGGAGTTCAGAGAGTGTGTCAAACTCTCCAGAGAGATCTTTGCCCAGAAGGCCTTTGACCCCTTCCGCGGTCCCGAGGTCCAGCCCGGTCCACGTGTCCAGTCTGACGCTGAAATCGACGCCTTCGTCCGTCAGAAGGCAGACAGCGCCTACCATCCGTCCTGCACCTGCAAGATGGGCTCGCCCTCCGACCCCATGGCGGTTGTCGACTCGAACACGCGCGTTCTGGGTCTCGAGCGGCTCCGGGTGGTCGACGCCTCTATCATGCCCAGCGTTGTCAGCGGCAACCTGAACGCTCCCACCATCATGATAGCTGAGAAGGCCGCTGACATCATCAGAGGTCGGCCAGCTCTCGTCGACCCGGGCGTTCCGGTGTACCAGCCCCCGACGCTCGACACACAGAGATGA
- the il17rb gene encoding interleukin-17 receptor B, whose amino-acid sequence MNMFDHTKADIFTPLKILMMRGIILLVLCRVVAAQLTLQDIEVKCVENYDSPPTGQNATPAVLKDLKVELVTVGGSNMMNISWAVDVDVSISCLTGIRIRIQGEATYLCEYSPPLAKANLFKLEEVWFHYLVPAFSGINFIQAANLPLPPSGSGLSYKYVSLTVPEPYLPAEPRPTVKASTTEIPISGRTTPLPIDNGGQFTSSAVVIFGGLFGLMVLIGCFLIYKSWGTSLATLLGFSELPTSLGVPVSVLLVYPAETPAFQRAVVALAEFLQWHGGCSVAVDMWQQGKIAELGPLRWLAEQAKAAERVIIVSPQSSHCPPSLSIPGHSIPAAAHDLYPLVLNMVASHVRSPSELAKFWAVQLGEQGSGSLAVELRACKRFCLMKDLNKLCRSLHTKRQDSKRTPGLKLRPALTYSVKSTLTLRDAVWQLSRQQASGVTATETDPLKTVICV is encoded by the exons ATGAACATGTTTGATCACACAAAGGCTGATATTTTCACTCCTTTGAAGATATTAATGATGCGGGGTATCATACTGCTTGTCCTTTGCCGTGTCGTTGCTGCCCAGCTGACATTACAAGATATC GAGGTGAAATGCGTTGAAAATTACg ATTCACCTCCAACAGGTCAAAATGCCACTCCAGCCGTCCTCAAAGACCTGAAAGTGGAACTGGTGACGGTGGGAGGAAGTAATATGATGAACATAAGCTGGGCTGTCGACGTTGACG TTTCTATCAGCTGTCTGACGGGCATCCGGATCCGAATCCAAGGGGAGGCCACATACCTCTGTGAATACAGCCCACCTTTGGCCAAGGCAAACCTCTTTAAACTAGAGGAG GTGTGGTTTCATTATCTGGTGCCGGCATTCAGCGGCATAAACTTCATCCAAGCTGCCAATCTGCCTCTGCCTCCGTCGGGGAGCGGCTTGTCTTATAAGTATGTCAGCCTCACCGTCCCAGAACCATATT tgCCTGCTGAACCGCGGCCAACAG ttaAGGCAAGCACCACTGAGATCCCCATCTCAGGCAGGACCACAC CTCTGCCCATTGACAATGGAGGCCAGTTCACCAGCTCAGCAGTGGTCATCTTTGGAGGACTGTTTGGACTGAtggtgctgattggctgctttcTCATCT ATAAAAGCTGGGGAACAAGCCTCGCCACATTGCTGGGTTTCAGCGAGCTGCCCACGTCTCTCGGGGTTCCTGTCTCGGTGCTCCTGGTGTACCCGGCGGAGACGCCTGCCTTCCAGAGGGCCGTGGTGGCCCTGGCCGAGTTCCTGCAGTGGCACGGTGGCTGCAGCGTGGCGGTCGACATGTGGCAGCAGGGAAAGATCGCCGAGCTCGGGCCGCTGCGCTGGCTGGCAGAGCAGGCCAAGGCTGCCGAGCGGGTGATCATCGTCAGCCCGCAG TCCAGCCACTGTCCTCCCAGCCTTTCCATCCCGGGACATTCCATCCCCGCTGCAGCCCATGACCTTTACCCCCTGGTTCTCAACATGGTGGCGAGCCACGTGAGGAGCCCCAGTGAGCTGGCTAAGTTCTGGGCGGTGCAGCTGGGCGAGCAGGGCTCAGGTAGCCTGGCGGTGGAGCTGAGGGCCTGCAAGAGATTTTGTTTGATGAAGGACTTGAACAAGTTGTGCAGGAGTCTTCACACCAAGAGGCAGGACTCTAAGAGGACGCCAGGGCTGAAGCTCAGACCAGCGCTGACGTACAGTGTCAAGTCCACACTGACTTTAAGAGATGCTGTCTGGCAGCTCTCCAGGCAACAAGCCAGCGGTGTCACGGCGACAGAGACAGATCCACTGAAGACTGTGATCTGTGTCtga
- the LOC115362429 gene encoding ubiquitin carboxyl-terminal hydrolase 37-like — protein MSKKERANSPPWWRRWPFRRCKIAPVDEATGSSTEIKEQVQEGQRSTGRTAETPTPASASCSAKKESVAPVLPSQSLTKNHVVYLGLPNLAQTCYMNSSLQSLLTLRSFTQELSNQFRIWSSAPGAELIRGLVDVSVSRYTDADVQKRHVLKSFKRMVSAQVPEFADNSQKDAHEFLSCVLEQLRSLSPQLQEVAKRLGSSYTCPVQTHLTFRMQSTRTCKGCGEKSLKEENFTNLSLDLVPAESVEQSLQRYLVENQLEYRCECGADTSGQQWSFQTLPSVLILHLKRFRFTPAWTLEKVQDPVVLSRELLLTPGQSEEAVGLENTNKAVCQYKLISVLSHLGRTVDSGKMCSFCQHILNWSNVLLLPQLGKLRSLK, from the exons ATGAGTAAAAAGGAGAGAGCCAATAGTCCTCCTTGGTGGCGTAGATGGCCCTTCCGTCGCTGCAAG ATTGCACCAGTTGATGAGGCCACTGGCAGCAGCACGGAGATTAAAGAGCAGGTACAGGAGGGACAGCGCAGCACTGGCAGGACGGCTGAAACCCCCACACCTGCCTCTGCCAGTTGTTCCGCTAAAAAGGAGTCTGTGGCCCCTGTCCTGCCCAGCCAGAGCCTCACTAAGAACCATGTTGTCTACCTCGG gCTCCCCAACTTGGCACAGACGTGCTATATGAACTCCAGCCTGCAGAGTCTCCTGACTCTGAGAAGTTTCACTCAGGAGCTCAGCAACCAGTTCAGGATCTGGAGTTCAGCCCCTGGAGCTGAATTGATCAG GGGACTTGTGGACGTCAGTGTGTCTCGATACACAGACGCTGACGTTCAAAAACGTCATGTCCTCAAGTCCTTCAAGAGGATGGTCTCAGCCCAGGTGCCCGAGTTTGCTGACAACAGCCAAAAA GACGCCCATGAGTTCCTCAGCTGTGTCCTGGAGCAGCTGAGGTCTCTGTCTCCCCAGCTACAGGAGGTAGCAAAAAGGTTGGGCAGCAGCTACACCTGCCCCGTCCAGACTCACCTGACTTTTAGGATGCAGAGCACCAGGACCTGCAAGGG CTGTGGTGAGAAGTCTCTCAAAGAGGAGAACTTCACCAACCTCTCCCTGGACCTGGTGCCTGCAGAGTCAGTGGAGCAGTCGCTGCAGCGATACCTGGTG GAAAACCAGCTGGAGTATCGCTGTGAGTGCGGGGCGGACACATCCGGACAGCAGTGGTCTTTCCAGACGCTGCCAAG CGTTCTGATCCTGCATCTGAAGCGCTTCAGGTTCACCCCGGCCTGGACGCTGGAGAAGGTGCAGGACCCTGTTGTCCTGtccagagagctgctgctgacccCTGGGCAGTCAGAGGAAGCTGTCGGCCTTGAAAACACCAACAAG gctgtgtGCCAGTACAAACTAATCAGTGTACTGAGCCATTTAGGCCGCACAGTGGATTCAGGTAagatgtgttcattttgtcagcaTATCTTAAATTGGTCAAATGTACTTTTACTTCCACAGTTGGGGAAGCTACGCTCGTTGAAGTGA